In a genomic window of Oncorhynchus keta strain PuntledgeMale-10-30-2019 chromosome 28, Oket_V2, whole genome shotgun sequence:
- the sdcbp2 gene encoding syntenin-2, whose product MSLYPSLEDLKVDKVMKAQAQFAHTTATPAIAEGTYQPQAAGLGMPSTTLYPNLEDLGEYMGLSLNSDEVQRNMALVPMADNQVAVPSGMGIGGMVSPVTGSDVGIRRAEIRPGLREIILCKDQDKKVGLRLRAIDNGVFIQLVQANSPAALGGLRFGDQVLQINGQNCAGWSLDKAHKVLKAAAETRIELIVRDRPFQRTVTMHKDSSGHVGFIFKSGNITSLVKDGSAARNGLLTGHYICEINGQNVIGLKDAQIKDILTTSPTAMTITIMPKFIYEHMIKRMSSGLLRSAMDHSVPEV is encoded by the exons ATGTCGCTGTATCCATCTCTCGAGGATCTTAAGGTGGACAAGGTCATGAAG GCCCAAGCCCAATTTGCCCATACCACTGCTACCCCAGCCATCGCTGAGGGGACCTACCAGCCGCAGGCTGCTGGCCTGGGGATGCCATCAACAA CCCTGTACCCTAATCTGGAGGATCTGGGAGAGTACATGGGCCTGAGCCTCAACAGTGATGAGGTGCAGAGGAACATGGCCCTGGTGCCCATGGCAGACAAT CAGGTGGCAGTGCCCTCAGGCATGGGCATCGGTGGCATGGTGAGTCCTGTGACTGGGTCAGACGTGGGGATCAGGAGGGCAGAGATCCGACCCGGTCTGCGTGAGATCATCCTCTGTAAGGACCAGGATAAGAAGGTCGGCCTGAGGCTGAGGGCCATCGACAAT ggaGTGTTTATCCAGTTGGTTCAAGCCAACTCCCCGGCCGCCCTGGGGGGTCTGCGCTTCGGGGACCAGGTCCTCCAGATCAACGGGCAGAACTGTGCTGGCTGGAGCCTGGACAAGGCCCACAAAGTCCTGAAGGCTGCGGCCGAGACCCGCATCGAGCTCATCGTCCGGGACAG GCCGTTCCAGCGTACTGTCACCATGCACAAAGACAGCTCGGGTCACGTTGGGTTCATCTTCAAGTCGGGCAACATCACTTCGCTGGTCAAGGATGGTTCGGCCGCTCGCAATGGCCTTCTGACCGGCCACTACATCTGTGAGATCAATGGCCAGAATGTTATCGGCCTCAAG GACGCTCAGATCAAGGACATCCTGACCACCTCCCCTACAGCTATGACCATCACCATCATGCCCAAGTTCATCTACGAACACATGATCAAGAG aatGTCCAGCGGTCTCCTGCGATCAGCCATGGACCACTCTGTGCCAGAGGTGTGA
- the LOC127913024 gene encoding RNA helicase Mov10l1-like: MTPNDLQVYPNVSSNDIQVCPNVSSNDLQVCPNISSNDLQVCRNVSSNDLQVCRNVSSNDLQVCRNVSSNDLQVCPNVSSNDLQVCPNVSSNDLQVCPNISSNDLQVCRNVSSNDLQVCRNVSSNDLQVCRNVSSNDSQ, from the exons ATGACTCCCAATGACCTACAG GTATATCCTAACGTAAGCTCCAATGACATACAGGTATGTCCTAACGTAAGCTCTAATGATCTACAG GTATGTCCTAACATAAGCTCTAATGACCTACAGGTATGTCGTAACGTAAGCTCTAATGACCTACAG GTATGTCGTAACGTAAGCTCTAATGACCTACAG GTATGTCGTAACGTAAGCTCTAATGACCTACAGGTATGTCCTAACGTAAGCTCTAATGATCTACAG GTATGTCCTAACGTAAGCTCTAATGATCTACAGGTATGTCCTAACATAAGCTCTAATGACCTACAGGTATGTCGTAACGTAAGCTCTAATGACCTACAGGTATGTCGTAACGTAAGCTCTAATGACCTACAGGTATGTCGTAACGTAAGCTCTAATGACTCCCAATGA